A DNA window from Rubripirellula tenax contains the following coding sequences:
- the hemB gene encoding porphobilinogen synthase, translating into MRRVRRHSWSRQLVAESSLTASDLIWPWFVFDEKGRVAVGSLPGVERLGVDQIARQAAAACELGIPAIAIFPATDPKLKTDDAREAVNAENLVCRTVRAIKAEVGDSLGVICDVALDPYSSHGQDGLVRDGYVVNDETIEVLCQQAIIQAEAGCDIIAPSDMMDGRIGAIRAALDGAGKIDVQIMSYAAKYASAFYGPFRDAVGSSGNLAGGSKMTYQQSPTQSDEALHEVALDLAEGADSVMIKPGMPYLDIVHRVKATFAVPTFVYQVSGEYAMLSAAAQNGWLDRQQVMMESLTAFKRAGADGILTYFAPEAAEWLKS; encoded by the coding sequence ATGCGACGTGTGCGACGGCATTCATGGTCTCGCCAGCTTGTTGCCGAAAGTTCGTTGACGGCTTCCGATCTGATTTGGCCCTGGTTCGTTTTCGATGAAAAAGGACGCGTCGCCGTCGGTTCGTTACCGGGCGTTGAACGATTGGGAGTCGACCAAATCGCACGGCAAGCGGCTGCCGCTTGTGAACTGGGCATCCCGGCCATCGCCATTTTTCCCGCGACCGATCCCAAATTGAAAACGGACGACGCTCGCGAAGCTGTCAATGCCGAAAACTTGGTGTGTCGAACGGTACGTGCGATCAAGGCGGAAGTGGGCGACTCGCTGGGCGTCATCTGTGATGTGGCGCTGGATCCGTACAGCAGCCATGGCCAGGACGGGCTGGTCCGCGATGGCTATGTCGTCAATGACGAAACGATCGAAGTGCTTTGTCAGCAAGCGATCATCCAAGCCGAAGCCGGTTGCGACATCATCGCGCCAAGCGACATGATGGACGGACGCATCGGCGCGATCCGCGCGGCACTGGATGGCGCAGGAAAGATCGACGTCCAAATCATGTCCTATGCCGCCAAGTACGCCAGCGCATTTTACGGACCGTTTCGCGACGCGGTCGGATCATCGGGCAACCTCGCCGGCGGCAGTAAAATGACGTATCAACAATCGCCCACGCAATCCGATGAAGCACTCCACGAAGTCGCACTGGATCTGGCCGAAGGTGCCGACAGCGTGATGATCAAACCGGGGATGCCCTATTTGGATATCGTCCATCGTGTCAAAGCAACCTTTGCCGTTCCGACGTTTGTCTATCAAGTCAGCGGTGAGTACGCGATGCTTTCTGCTGCCGCACAAAACGGTTGGCTCGATCGTCAACAGGTGATGATGGAGAGTTTGACCGCATTCAAACGCGCTGGCGCTGATGGCATTCTGACCTACTTTGCTCCCGAAGCAGCCGAGTGGTTGAAGTCATGA
- a CDS encoding PSD1 and planctomycete cytochrome C domain-containing protein codes for MAVSSWIRADGLNPREEFFENQVRPLLIAKCQECHSASLQESDLRLDGQAFVLQGGISGPAAVARNIDDSLIIQAVTGQKGLDRMPPDEPLEPEEILILKKWVRIGLPWTAEDVPPASEAGHPIPLGDQVAIGKAAQSHWAFQPVAKTPPPTVAADMAEWVNNPIDAFIASRLSDNRLSPNPVAERRVLIRRMYFDLIGLPPTATQIDALEHDPRPDHVVLDELATTLLASDHHGERWARYWLDLARYADTRDWQAQAELRYPYAYTYRDYVIESLNADKPYDVFVRQQIAADSYTDDAASPDLAALGLLTVGPMFRNNQLEQVADKIDVVCRGLMGITVSCARCHDHKYDPIPIEDFYSLYGVFASTRMPDELPVIPGSKASPELLADFQAKLDARRRALDSYKQELKQEAEAALRQSLPKYLDGFVLMTVSGKSDIRGTISKLKVKDIAMTPLDNVLAKSLKDASLADHPVLGPWQQGLSLSDKEFVGKRETLISAWSSDKKLNPRIAAELTSNPPKSRVELVKTYAVVFDRVIQKWTRQAKANANAASLPDPADEAVRDVLLSRDGWLDLDVDAVLAASRLTGKGRKSLGDLEKAITEVEVTHPGAPPKAMTLVDLEKPITPYVMLRGEPNRRGDRVPRQFLRMIAGDQRKPFGDGSGRRELAEAIVDAGNPLTSRVAVNRIWSRYFGMGLAESLDDFGLRSEPPNHPELLDWLATEFVRNGWSMKWLHHTIVSSNTYRQGSAARDDGLLADPENRLLWRQNRRRLDFEAMRDSMLSVAGSLDPSIGGRSVKLSDVPFSNRRSVYAYVDRIELDPMLSTFDFASPTASAASRPETTIPQQALFAMNHPFVAQLCRHIATDVKASDFSADESALVESIYRRVFGRSPSPEEASTSVDFVRTANQQPDESVSTWQYGYGPMNPGDTGNPGDVDDNSVPFTPLPHWTGQVYQASEEFPDPEFKHVRLTAAGGHPGSTDQRCAIRRWSAPADGVVRISGVLKHTREGSDGVVAMIRSADVSTQHEVAQSTAKTDVKEIQVRRGDVIDFVVACGATSRSDSYSWIVTIVGLDGDLRKQTWKSSDDFQPPPPPLLEPLAQLAQALMLTNEFLYMD; via the coding sequence GTGGCTGTCTCGTCTTGGATCCGTGCCGACGGGTTGAATCCACGCGAAGAATTCTTCGAAAACCAAGTCCGTCCGTTGCTGATTGCCAAGTGCCAAGAATGTCACTCGGCATCGCTGCAGGAATCGGATCTGCGGCTAGATGGTCAGGCATTCGTCTTGCAAGGAGGGATCAGTGGTCCCGCTGCCGTCGCGCGGAACATTGACGACAGCTTGATCATCCAAGCGGTCACGGGCCAAAAAGGGCTCGATCGAATGCCTCCCGACGAGCCGCTCGAGCCGGAAGAAATTTTGATCTTGAAGAAGTGGGTGCGAATCGGTTTGCCGTGGACCGCCGAGGACGTGCCGCCTGCATCCGAAGCGGGACACCCAATTCCGTTGGGTGATCAAGTCGCTATCGGCAAGGCGGCCCAGTCACACTGGGCGTTTCAACCCGTCGCCAAAACACCGCCGCCGACCGTAGCGGCTGACATGGCCGAATGGGTCAACAATCCGATCGACGCGTTCATCGCGTCCCGGTTGTCGGACAATCGGTTGAGTCCCAATCCTGTTGCCGAACGTCGAGTTCTGATTCGGCGAATGTACTTTGATCTGATTGGGCTACCGCCAACGGCAACGCAAATTGATGCACTGGAGCACGACCCACGTCCGGATCACGTTGTCTTGGACGAATTGGCGACGACATTGCTGGCAAGCGACCACCATGGTGAACGATGGGCGAGATATTGGTTGGACCTCGCCCGATACGCCGACACGCGTGACTGGCAAGCCCAAGCGGAACTTCGCTATCCGTACGCTTACACGTACCGTGACTACGTGATCGAAAGTCTGAACGCGGACAAACCGTACGACGTTTTCGTGCGACAACAGATCGCCGCAGATTCCTATACCGACGATGCCGCATCCCCCGACTTGGCGGCACTGGGTTTGTTGACGGTGGGGCCAATGTTTCGAAACAACCAATTGGAACAAGTCGCTGACAAAATCGATGTCGTTTGCCGAGGGCTGATGGGGATCACGGTAAGCTGCGCACGCTGTCACGATCACAAATACGATCCGATTCCGATCGAAGACTTCTATTCGTTGTACGGTGTGTTCGCCAGTACGCGAATGCCAGACGAACTGCCTGTCATTCCTGGCTCGAAGGCTTCGCCAGAACTGTTGGCTGACTTTCAAGCCAAGCTGGATGCACGACGGCGGGCACTCGACAGTTACAAACAGGAACTGAAACAAGAAGCCGAAGCGGCTCTTCGCCAGAGCCTTCCGAAGTATTTGGACGGTTTCGTCTTGATGACCGTTTCAGGCAAGTCCGACATCCGCGGCACGATCAGCAAGTTGAAGGTCAAAGACATCGCGATGACGCCGCTGGACAATGTGCTCGCCAAGTCGCTGAAAGACGCTTCGCTTGCCGATCATCCCGTGCTGGGGCCTTGGCAACAGGGACTGTCGCTGTCCGACAAAGAGTTTGTGGGCAAACGGGAAACGTTGATTTCGGCGTGGTCGAGCGACAAGAAGTTGAACCCACGGATTGCTGCCGAGTTGACATCAAATCCACCCAAGTCGCGTGTCGAGTTGGTGAAGACCTACGCGGTTGTTTTCGACCGCGTGATCCAGAAGTGGACGCGTCAAGCGAAAGCGAATGCGAATGCTGCGTCACTTCCGGATCCGGCTGACGAAGCGGTCCGAGACGTGTTGTTGAGTCGCGATGGCTGGCTTGATCTCGACGTGGATGCCGTCCTCGCCGCGTCGCGATTGACGGGCAAGGGCCGCAAGAGTCTGGGCGATCTTGAGAAAGCAATCACCGAAGTGGAAGTCACCCACCCCGGCGCGCCGCCCAAAGCGATGACGTTGGTCGACTTAGAAAAACCGATCACACCGTATGTGATGCTGCGAGGCGAACCGAATCGTCGTGGCGACCGGGTACCAAGACAGTTTCTGCGAATGATTGCGGGCGACCAACGCAAGCCATTCGGTGACGGCAGCGGACGCCGTGAGTTGGCCGAAGCAATCGTCGATGCGGGTAATCCACTGACGTCGCGAGTTGCCGTCAATCGAATCTGGTCTCGCTATTTCGGTATGGGATTGGCCGAATCGTTAGACGATTTTGGGCTTCGCAGCGAGCCGCCCAATCACCCCGAATTGCTGGATTGGTTGGCAACGGAATTCGTTCGCAACGGTTGGTCGATGAAATGGCTGCATCACACCATTGTCAGCAGCAACACGTATCGGCAAGGCTCGGCCGCTCGCGACGACGGATTGTTGGCCGATCCCGAGAACCGCTTATTGTGGCGCCAGAACCGGCGGCGTTTGGATTTTGAAGCAATGCGAGACTCGATGTTATCGGTCGCCGGATCATTGGATCCTTCGATCGGCGGCAGGTCGGTGAAGTTGAGCGATGTTCCCTTTTCCAATCGGCGCTCGGTGTACGCCTATGTTGATCGCATCGAGTTGGACCCGATGCTAAGTACATTCGATTTCGCATCGCCAACGGCTTCGGCAGCGTCACGGCCTGAGACGACAATTCCACAGCAAGCCTTGTTTGCAATGAACCACCCATTTGTCGCGCAGCTCTGTCGGCACATTGCCACTGACGTCAAAGCGAGTGATTTTTCCGCCGATGAATCGGCGCTCGTCGAATCGATCTATCGGCGTGTGTTTGGTCGATCGCCGTCACCCGAAGAGGCGTCGACATCGGTCGACTTTGTACGCACGGCAAATCAACAGCCCGATGAATCGGTTTCTACTTGGCAGTATGGGTACGGCCCAATGAATCCCGGTGACACGGGGAATCCGGGGGACGTCGATGACAATTCCGTGCCGTTCACGCCGCTACCGCATTGGACCGGCCAGGTCTATCAAGCAAGCGAAGAGTTTCCTGATCCCGAGTTCAAGCACGTTCGATTGACCGCTGCCGGAGGCCATCCCGGCAGCACAGATCAACGCTGCGCCATTCGTCGCTGGAGCGCGCCAGCCGATGGTGTGGTGCGAATTTCCGGAGTCCTGAAACACACCCGTGAAGGCAGCGACGGCGTGGTCGCCATGATACGCAGTGCCGACGTGTCGACTCAGCATGAAGTCGCCCAGAGCACTGCAAAAACCGATGTGAAAGAAATCCAAGTTCGTCGCGGTGACGTGATCGACTTTGTTGTCGCCTGCGGCGCAACGTCACGATCAGACTCCTACAGCTGGATCGTGACGATCGTCGGTTTGGACGGCGATCTTCGCAAGCAGACTTGGAAGTCCAGTGACGATTTCCAGCCACCGCCGCCGCCCCTCTTGGAACCGTTGGCCCAGTTGGCACAGGCGTTGATGTTGACGAACGAATTTTTGTACATGGACTAA
- a CDS encoding DUF1501 domain-containing protein, protein MMMNQIANRRQLLTQSGMGLGMLALAGLMSDDAGAQQATDGGGGSSLRSKSPHFAAKAKRVIHLFANGGPSQIDTFDPKPALEKMAGKTLSDKLGRDRRLGGVAHPSIFKFAKHGECGTEVSELFPNVAKHVDKMCVIRSMVTDVPNHEPGLMMMNCGDIVRPRPSVGSWALYGLGTENQSLPGYVVMCPSGLPTAATANWRSAFLPGIYQGTHVDTKYTDPDELIANIENKFLVHGQQHRQLDLVRQLNQMHIDGRDDDPQLATRIESLELAFRMQGEAREAFDVSDEPAHIQEMYGDSLQGRQMLIARRLSQRGVRYVQVYHGAGQPWDSHAAIEKNHPRLAKECDQPIAALLADLEQQGLLEDTLVIWGGEIGRTPTVQLPVTATPGRDHHNDGFTVWMAGGGVKGGTTYGATDEVGLKAVENRVHVHDLHATILHLLGFDHTRLTYRYAGRDFRLTDVHGNVVTDIIA, encoded by the coding sequence GTGATGATGAACCAAATTGCAAATCGACGTCAATTGTTGACCCAAAGCGGCATGGGGCTGGGCATGTTGGCGTTGGCAGGATTGATGTCCGACGATGCGGGCGCACAGCAAGCGACCGATGGTGGCGGAGGCAGTTCGCTACGTTCGAAGTCGCCACATTTCGCGGCGAAGGCCAAGCGAGTGATTCACTTGTTTGCCAACGGAGGTCCCAGCCAAATCGATACGTTTGATCCCAAACCAGCCCTTGAAAAAATGGCCGGTAAAACGCTAAGCGACAAGCTGGGGCGTGACCGACGCTTGGGCGGCGTTGCCCACCCGTCGATTTTCAAGTTTGCCAAACATGGCGAATGTGGAACCGAAGTCAGCGAGCTGTTCCCCAATGTCGCCAAACACGTCGACAAGATGTGTGTGATTCGTTCCATGGTTACGGACGTCCCGAACCATGAACCCGGATTGATGATGATGAATTGCGGCGACATCGTTCGGCCACGGCCCAGCGTCGGGTCGTGGGCGCTCTATGGTTTGGGGACCGAGAATCAAAGTCTGCCGGGCTATGTCGTGATGTGCCCCAGTGGCTTGCCGACCGCGGCGACGGCGAATTGGCGCAGCGCCTTCTTGCCGGGGATTTATCAAGGCACGCATGTCGACACGAAGTACACCGATCCGGATGAACTGATCGCTAACATCGAGAACAAGTTTTTGGTTCACGGCCAACAACACCGGCAACTCGATCTTGTCCGACAGTTGAACCAAATGCACATCGATGGGCGTGACGACGATCCCCAATTGGCAACGCGGATTGAGTCGTTGGAGTTAGCGTTTCGAATGCAGGGCGAAGCTCGCGAAGCGTTCGACGTTTCCGACGAACCGGCGCACATTCAAGAAATGTATGGCGACTCGTTACAGGGACGCCAAATGTTGATCGCTAGGCGCTTGAGTCAACGTGGCGTTCGCTATGTCCAGGTCTACCACGGCGCCGGTCAACCCTGGGATTCGCACGCAGCGATCGAGAAAAATCATCCACGGCTGGCGAAGGAATGTGATCAACCGATCGCGGCCCTGCTTGCGGATTTGGAACAGCAAGGGCTGCTCGAGGACACGCTTGTGATCTGGGGAGGCGAGATCGGCCGGACGCCCACCGTGCAGCTCCCCGTCACCGCCACGCCCGGTCGCGACCACCACAACGACGGGTTTACCGTGTGGATGGCGGGCGGCGGAGTCAAAGGCGGAACGACGTACGGCGCAACGGACGAAGTCGGCTTGAAAGCCGTCGAAAATCGGGTCCACGTTCACGACTTGCACGCAACCATTTTGCACTTGCTTGGCTTCGATCACACGCGATTAACCTACCGCTATGCCGGTCGCGACTTTAGATTGACCGACGTGCACGGCAATGTCGTCACGGACATCATTGCCTAA
- a CDS encoding family 16 glycoside hydrolase produces MDLHMFRFVKLSVRSTFLFLTTAMVSPLLGADPPAKVSVLLIDGQNNHKWKETTPVIKQSLEACGRFLVDVATAPDKGADMATFSPDFSSYDVVVSNYNGQPWSEATSLAFEQFVASGKGFVSIHAADNSFSKWDAYNRMIGLGGWGGRNETNGPYVRWKEDLKRFTRDESPGPGGSHGKRVPFAVVVRDADHSITRGLPGTFMQTADELYAKLRGPALNMHVLATGFSAPKTGGSGEHEPLLMTVQYGDGRVFHTTLGHDVDAMQGVAFQVTLQRGTEWAATGDVTLPAVDAATLTADVAAERDPGTVIAPATASELIPDLSGNDWETLFNGKDLSGWTQKNGTATYRAEDDSIVGKTAEGSPNSFLCTDRVYSDFELTFEVMGDAGLNSGVQIRSLSKPDVQNGRVHGPQVEIEPSPGESGYIYSEATGRRWITTERPIDDALINGQWNRYIIRARGDRLQTWINGRPIADIRDAESSREGFIGLQVHSVPKDSTPMQVRWKDIRIRPL; encoded by the coding sequence ATGGATTTGCATATGTTTCGATTCGTGAAACTTTCGGTTCGCTCGACTTTTTTATTCTTGACCACAGCGATGGTATCGCCGCTGTTGGGAGCCGACCCGCCGGCCAAGGTATCGGTCTTGCTGATCGACGGCCAGAACAATCATAAGTGGAAAGAAACCACGCCGGTGATCAAGCAGTCGTTGGAAGCTTGCGGACGATTCTTGGTCGACGTGGCCACCGCGCCGGACAAGGGCGCTGACATGGCGACGTTCTCACCGGACTTTTCGTCGTACGACGTTGTCGTTTCAAATTACAACGGTCAACCATGGAGCGAGGCGACAAGTCTTGCGTTCGAACAATTCGTGGCCAGCGGCAAAGGGTTCGTCAGCATTCACGCGGCCGACAACTCGTTTTCGAAATGGGATGCCTACAACCGCATGATCGGTCTGGGCGGTTGGGGTGGTCGCAACGAAACCAACGGCCCGTACGTTCGCTGGAAAGAAGACCTCAAACGATTCACTCGTGACGAGTCGCCCGGCCCCGGTGGCTCGCACGGCAAACGAGTCCCCTTTGCGGTGGTTGTTCGCGATGCCGATCACTCGATCACTCGCGGGTTGCCAGGAACATTCATGCAGACGGCGGACGAACTGTATGCCAAGCTTCGCGGTCCTGCGCTGAACATGCATGTATTGGCCACTGGATTCAGTGCACCGAAGACGGGCGGCAGCGGTGAACACGAACCTCTATTGATGACAGTCCAGTACGGCGACGGTCGCGTCTTTCATACAACGCTTGGACATGACGTCGACGCGATGCAAGGCGTCGCGTTCCAGGTCACCTTGCAGCGAGGTACCGAGTGGGCCGCGACCGGCGATGTCACGTTGCCCGCAGTCGACGCGGCCACTTTGACGGCCGACGTTGCTGCCGAGCGAGATCCGGGAACAGTGATCGCTCCGGCAACGGCATCCGAGTTGATCCCGGATTTGTCTGGCAACGATTGGGAAACTTTGTTCAACGGAAAAGATCTGAGTGGTTGGACTCAGAAAAACGGTACCGCAACTTATCGTGCCGAAGACGATTCGATTGTCGGGAAGACGGCCGAAGGAAGTCCGAACTCGTTCCTGTGCACCGACCGCGTCTATTCGGATTTCGAGTTGACGTTTGAAGTCATGGGCGACGCGGGGCTCAATAGTGGCGTTCAAATTCGTTCGCTTAGCAAGCCCGATGTCCAGAACGGGCGCGTTCATGGACCGCAAGTCGAGATCGAACCGTCGCCGGGCGAGAGCGGATACATCTATAGCGAAGCAACCGGTCGCAGGTGGATCACCACAGAGCGACCGATCGACGATGCGTTGATCAACGGTCAATGGAACCGTTACATCATTCGCGCTCGTGGCGATCGTTTGCAGACGTGGATCAATGGTCGCCCGATCGCGGATATCCGTGATGCAGAATCCAGCCGCGAAGGCTTCATCGGGTTGCAAGTCCATTCGGTGCCGAAAGACAGTACGCCGATGCAGGTGCGATGGAAAGACATTCGGATTCGCCCGCTTTGA
- a CDS encoding tetratricopeptide repeat protein, which produces MEGYTRVVRKFWACRFMEEQSRKSRLIKRFTLAAWIAATASPLSAKSPDAKSPDTSEAVVAAENVVSLRSLLSNGPGPQPETIAVPVAPPTPSPKVSSPKRRETSPVAQATPKSIKTPTRPVASIGTPIPSVSDIRLRLIDVAKSLTIDPASSTDTPDPAKQVGDEPAATPESIAEILKGKASVLVLPQRTPLKTSSNPAPYVKRSTPSNSLTSMIPSAATDQPNREYKRQDDQDDIAMTKKTAATTAAAGAVDTHPIAMAPPIELPKPTTTELLESESIELRAELDAKFAKQHLFPSVESDPAVTASASPVPMNDSMASSQLLPPPVTSTDQETTSVSPTAMIHANRLRELSHRSLQAAKDCLQRGALHSARKYATESLRQTIDMQDIRDGGNRHARHLDLALSAIRESDDFCGRFGHVDSESLQRMVSVHETDVLKEHDLSNVSAMRASEAYLSVAKDNLVAAAGDSSDACDAMVLLGILEKQLQDKNPTHAGAVAITLQHAASEIAPNSALARQELGVTFLEQGLVPQAAFALSQSIQLRPSRVSYTRLLDASRRMGDAETSGQCLQALNDPSLPSGIAVKTLTPEDFAASYRPDPVSMQAPSKKAAASPPSQADTPRVSTRSFFPFGRR; this is translated from the coding sequence ATGGAAGGGTACACCCGAGTCGTCCGGAAATTCTGGGCGTGCCGTTTCATGGAAGAACAGAGCCGAAAAAGTCGCTTGATCAAGCGATTCACGTTGGCAGCATGGATTGCTGCGACCGCATCACCGTTGAGCGCCAAATCACCGGATGCGAAATCGCCGGACACTTCAGAAGCAGTGGTCGCCGCAGAGAACGTCGTCAGCCTTCGAAGTCTGTTGTCGAACGGTCCCGGTCCTCAACCCGAGACGATCGCAGTCCCTGTCGCGCCGCCGACACCTTCACCCAAAGTTTCTTCGCCTAAACGCCGCGAGACTTCGCCCGTCGCCCAGGCAACGCCTAAGTCAATCAAGACGCCTACCAGGCCCGTTGCTTCCATCGGAACGCCAATTCCAAGCGTCTCGGACATTCGATTGCGTCTCATCGATGTTGCGAAATCGCTGACGATCGATCCTGCTTCATCCACGGACACGCCCGACCCGGCGAAGCAAGTTGGCGACGAACCGGCCGCTACGCCCGAGAGCATCGCCGAGATTTTGAAGGGTAAGGCTAGCGTTTTGGTTCTGCCACAACGGACGCCGCTCAAGACGTCAAGCAATCCGGCTCCGTATGTCAAGCGTTCGACACCGTCGAACTCGTTGACGTCGATGATTCCATCGGCCGCCACGGATCAGCCAAACCGCGAATACAAGCGGCAAGATGATCAAGATGATATCGCGATGACGAAGAAAACTGCCGCAACGACGGCAGCCGCCGGCGCCGTCGACACGCATCCGATCGCAATGGCTCCGCCGATTGAGTTGCCCAAACCGACGACGACGGAGTTGTTGGAATCCGAATCCATCGAACTTCGTGCCGAGCTGGATGCGAAGTTTGCGAAGCAGCATCTGTTCCCGTCCGTCGAAAGCGATCCCGCGGTCACGGCGTCCGCGTCACCGGTACCGATGAACGATTCAATGGCATCAAGCCAATTGTTGCCTCCGCCCGTCACCAGCACCGACCAAGAAACGACATCAGTCTCGCCGACCGCAATGATTCACGCGAACCGATTGCGAGAACTGTCGCATCGATCGTTGCAGGCTGCGAAGGACTGTTTGCAGCGTGGTGCTTTGCACTCCGCTAGAAAGTACGCCACCGAATCGCTTCGACAAACCATCGACATGCAGGATATTCGCGACGGCGGCAACCGACATGCTCGTCACCTCGACTTAGCGCTCAGCGCGATTCGCGAGTCCGATGACTTTTGCGGCCGCTTTGGCCACGTCGACTCGGAATCGCTGCAGCGGATGGTGTCGGTTCACGAAACTGATGTCCTCAAAGAACACGACCTGTCGAACGTTTCTGCGATGCGAGCCTCAGAAGCGTATTTGAGTGTCGCAAAAGACAACTTAGTCGCTGCGGCCGGCGATTCGTCGGACGCCTGTGACGCGATGGTGTTGCTAGGGATTCTGGAGAAGCAACTGCAAGACAAGAATCCGACCCACGCAGGTGCCGTTGCCATCACGCTGCAACATGCTGCATCCGAGATCGCACCCAACAGCGCCCTGGCACGCCAGGAGTTGGGCGTCACGTTCTTGGAACAAGGCTTAGTTCCACAAGCGGCATTCGCACTTTCGCAAAGTATCCAGCTTCGACCGTCTCGCGTCTCCTATACCCGGCTGTTGGATGCTTCGCGGCGGATGGGTGACGCTGAAACGTCCGGCCAGTGCTTGCAGGCACTCAACGATCCCAGCCTGCCAAGCGGTATCGCCGTCAAGACGCTCACGCCGGAAGACTTCGCAGCCAGCTATCGACCCGATCCGGTCTCGATGCAAGCACCTTCGAAGAAAGCGGCTGCGAGTCCCCCTTCACAAGCTGATACCCCGCGAGTGTCAACACGGTCGTTTTTTCCATTCGGCCGCCGCTAG